From one Lotus japonicus ecotype B-129 chromosome 3, LjGifu_v1.2 genomic stretch:
- the LOC130743064 gene encoding lignin-forming anionic peroxidase-like, with protein MIGYKISSTMMSRFVVTLTLVLLGTTCNAQLSSTFYDSACPNALSTIRTVIRTAVSKERRMAASLIRLHFHDCFVQGCDASILLDETSTIESEKTARPNDNSVRGYEVIDKAKTEVEKVCPKVVSCADIVAVAARDASFAVGGPSWTVKLGRRDSTTASRSLANSDLPRFTDDLQTLISRFENKGLTARDMVTLSGAHTIGQAQCSTFRDRVYNNASDIDAGFGSTRRRGCPSTISAGNDKKLAALDLVTPNSFDYNYFKNLIQKKGLLHSDQVLFSGGSTDSIVTEYSKNPTTFKSEFAAAMIKMGDIQTLTGSAGIIRKICGSVN; from the exons ATGATAGGTTATAAAATTTCAAGCACCATGATGAGTCGCTTTGTTGTTACACTCACATTGGTGCTGCTAGGCACAACATGTAATGCACAATTATCTTCAACATTTTATGACAGTGCATGCCCCAATGCCCTCAGCACCATCAGAACTGTGATTCGCACTGCAGTCTCTAAAGAGCGTCGCATGGCCGCATCTCTCATTCGCCTCCATTTTCATGATTGTTTTGTTCAG GGTTGTGATGCATCAATTTTGCTTGATGAAACCTCCACTATAGAAAGCGAGAAAACAGCACGCCCAAATGATAACTCAGTAAGAGGATATGAAGTCATTGATAAAGCAAAAACGGAGGTTGAGAAAGTGTGCCCCAAAGTTGTGTCTTGTGCAGACATAGTCGCAGTTGCAGCACGTGATGCTTCATTCGCG GTCGGTGGTCCATCATGGACCGTGAAGCTTGGACGCAGAGACTCTACTACTGCAAGCAGAAGTTTAGCTAACAGTGACCTTCCTAGGTTCACAGACGATCTTCAAACTCTGATATCTCGTTTTGAAAATAAAGGACTCACTGCAAGAGACATGGTTACTCTATCCG GTGCTCACACAATTGGACAAGCTCAATGCTCAACATTTCGTGATAGGGTATACAACAATGCTAGTGACATTGATGCTGGATTTGGTAGCACTCGTCGTCGGGGTTGTCCATCCACGATTAGCGCTGGGAATGATAAGAAGTTGGCTGCATTAGACTTGGTGACACCAAATTCATTTGACTACAACTATTTCAAGAATTTGATTCAGAAAAAGGGTCTTCTCCATTCAGATCAAGTTCTTTTTAGTGGAGGATCTACAGATTCTATCGTCACTGAATATAGTAAAAATCCTACAACGTTTAAGTCTGAATTTGCAGCTGCCATGATCAAGATGGGAGATATTCAAACGCTAACCGGCTCAGCTGGGATCATTAGAAAAATTTGCGGCTCTGTCAACTAA